One genomic window of Panicum hallii strain FIL2 chromosome 6, PHallii_v3.1, whole genome shotgun sequence includes the following:
- the LOC112896181 gene encoding protein trichome birefringence-like 8 — protein sequence MHARHVFVSSLFLLFLLALCLVAILPPRGSPPPGSFFQPWLPPISSGSGMEHDNGGSECDYSDGRWVRDDDAGVTAYTEDCPFLDPGFQCMRNGRRDDSFRYWRWRPHRCRLPKFNATEMLERSRNGRIVFAGDSIGRNQWESMVCMLAGASPAGASRVYEQSGKPISRHKGYLSMVFADYNLSVEYYRAPMVVMVDRLPTNVTSDDGGTVRGAIRLDVLPRHANRWAGADVLLLNTGHWWNVHKTAKA from the exons ATGCACGCAAGACACGTATTCGTCTCCTCCCttttcctcctcttcctcctcgcgctctGCCTCGTCGCCATCCTTCCACCACGCGGGTCGCCGCCGCCAGGGTCGTTCTTCCAGCCTTGGCTGCCTCCGATCAGCAGCGGGAGCGGCATGGAGCACGACAACGGTGGCAGCGAATGTGACTATTCGGACGGGCGATGGGTGAGGGACGACGACGCCGGCGTGACGGCGTACACGGAGGACTGCCCGTTCCTCGACCCCGGCTTCCAGTGCATGCGGAATGGGCGCAGGGATGACTCCTTCCGGTACTGGCGCTGGCGGCCTcaccgctgccgcctccctAA GTTCAACGCGACGGAGATGCTGGAGAGGAGCCGGAACGGCCGGATCGTGTTCGCCGGGGACTCCATCGGCCGGAACCAGTGGGAGTCCATGGTGTGCATGCTcgccggcgcctcgccggccggCGCGTCCAGAGTGTACGAGCAGTCCGGGAAGCCGATCAGCCGGCACAAGGGTTACCTCTCCATGGTTTTCGCCGACTACAACCTCTCCGTCGAGTACTACCGCGCGCCGATGGTCGTGATGGTTGACCGCCTCCCCACGAACGTGACGAGCGATGACGGCGGCACCGTGAGGGGAGCAATTCGCCTCGACGTGCTGCCTCGGCACGCCAATCGATGGGCCGGCGCCGACGTGCTCCTGCTCAACACCGGCCACTGGTGGAACGTGCACAAGACTGCCAAAGCGTAA